A DNA window from Pseudomonas sp. B21-056 contains the following coding sequences:
- the crp gene encoding cAMP-activated global transcriptional regulator CRP — MVAITPTFKIKNLDKLLMHCQRRRYPAKHNIICAGDRSDTLFFIIKGSVTILIEDDDGREMIIAYLNSGDFFGELGLFEQAGKEQQRSAWVRSKIECEVAEISYSKFRELSLQDPDILYVLSGQIAQRLRNTTRKVGDLAFFDVTGRVARCLLELCKQPDAMTHPDGMQIKVTRQEIGRIVGCSREMVGRVLKDLEERNLVNVKGKTMVVFGTR, encoded by the coding sequence ATGGTTGCCATTACTCCCACGTTCAAGATCAAGAACCTCGACAAGCTCTTGATGCACTGTCAGCGTCGCCGCTACCCAGCCAAACACAACATCATTTGCGCAGGCGACCGCTCAGACACGCTGTTCTTCATCATCAAGGGATCGGTCACTATCCTGATCGAGGATGACGACGGCCGGGAAATGATCATCGCGTATCTCAACTCCGGGGACTTCTTCGGTGAGTTGGGGCTGTTCGAGCAGGCCGGCAAGGAACAGCAACGCAGTGCCTGGGTTCGAAGCAAGATCGAATGTGAAGTCGCGGAAATCAGCTATAGCAAATTCAGGGAGCTGTCCCTGCAGGACCCCGACATTCTTTACGTCCTCAGCGGACAAATCGCACAGCGCCTGCGTAATACCACCCGCAAGGTAGGCGACCTGGCCTTCTTCGACGTGACCGGTCGCGTCGCCCGTTGCCTGCTGGAGCTGTGCAAGCAGCCCGACGCCATGACCCACCCGGACGGCATGCAGATCAAGGTCACCCGGCAGGAAATCGGTCGGATTGTCGGTTGCTCGCGGGAGATGGTGGGTCGTGTGCTCAAGGATCTGGAAGAACGCAACCTGGTCAACGTCAAAGGCAAGACCATGGTGGTGTTCGGAACGCGCTAG
- a CDS encoding biotin/lipoate A/B protein ligase family protein, giving the protein MPSAISLCVEAGLQAEQDLLASICAGDAEFGLLFWRPNDRALVMPRRLSRLPGFELACEVSAANGWPVLLRETGGEPVPQSAATVNIALVYAPPRSEGDHGRIETAYRRLCDPICQLLDELGGVASLGEVDGAFCDGRFNVNLDGRKMVGTAQRWRQSKGGQRPVGLVHGALLLENERESMVTAVNHFNQACGLEQRVRAESHIALHEKFPAPHALERLEGLYRDLFSAQV; this is encoded by the coding sequence ATGCCGTCGGCGATCTCCCTTTGCGTCGAAGCCGGCCTGCAAGCCGAACAGGATCTGTTGGCGAGTATCTGCGCTGGCGACGCCGAGTTCGGCCTGCTGTTCTGGCGGCCCAATGACCGTGCGCTGGTGATGCCGCGCCGTTTGAGTCGCCTGCCGGGGTTCGAACTGGCCTGCGAAGTTTCGGCTGCCAACGGTTGGCCTGTGCTGCTGCGCGAAACCGGTGGTGAGCCGGTGCCGCAATCGGCCGCTACCGTCAATATCGCGCTGGTCTACGCGCCACCCCGCAGCGAAGGCGACCATGGCCGGATCGAAACCGCGTATCGCCGGTTGTGCGACCCTATCTGCCAGTTGCTGGATGAACTGGGCGGTGTGGCTTCGTTGGGAGAGGTGGACGGGGCGTTTTGCGACGGGCGATTCAATGTCAATCTCGACGGCCGGAAAATGGTCGGCACCGCTCAGCGCTGGCGTCAGAGCAAAGGTGGGCAGCGCCCGGTAGGTCTGGTGCATGGGGCGCTGTTGCTGGAAAACGAGCGCGAATCGATGGTCACCGCGGTCAACCACTTCAATCAGGCCTGCGGCCTGGAGCAACGAGTGCGGGCCGAGAGCCATATCGCCCTGCATGAGAAATTCCCGGCTCCCCACGCGCTGGAGCGGCTCGAGGGGCTTTATCGGGATCTATTCAGCGCGCAGGTCTAG
- the trpC gene encoding indole-3-glycerol phosphate synthase TrpC: MSVPTVLEKILARKAEEVAERRARVSLAELEGLARAADAPRGFANALIDQAKKKHPAVIAEIKKASPSKGVIREHFVPADIARSYEKGGATCLSVLTDIDFFQGHDEYLKQARAACKLPVIRKDFMVDPYQIVEARALGADCVLLIVSALDDVKMAELASVAKDAGLDVLVEVHDGDELERALKTLDTKLVGVNNRNLHTFEVSLETTLDLLPRIPRDRLVITESGILNRADVELMEVSDVYSFLVGEAFMRAESPGTELQRLFFPERGTPVTGSALD, encoded by the coding sequence ATGAGCGTGCCAACGGTTCTGGAGAAAATTCTGGCTCGCAAGGCCGAGGAAGTGGCCGAGCGCAGGGCGCGGGTCAGTCTGGCCGAGTTGGAAGGCCTGGCGCGTGCGGCGGATGCCCCCCGTGGCTTTGCCAACGCCTTGATCGATCAGGCGAAGAAAAAGCATCCGGCGGTGATTGCCGAAATCAAGAAGGCTTCTCCCAGCAAGGGTGTGATCCGTGAGCATTTCGTACCGGCCGATATCGCCCGCAGCTACGAGAAGGGCGGTGCGACTTGCCTCTCGGTGCTCACCGATATCGATTTTTTCCAGGGGCACGACGAGTACCTGAAACAGGCGCGTGCGGCGTGCAAGCTGCCGGTGATCCGCAAGGATTTCATGGTCGATCCGTATCAGATCGTGGAAGCCCGCGCCCTGGGTGCCGACTGCGTGCTGTTGATCGTCTCCGCGCTGGACGACGTGAAAATGGCCGAACTGGCCTCCGTCGCCAAGGATGCAGGGCTGGATGTGCTGGTGGAAGTGCATGACGGCGACGAGCTGGAGCGGGCCCTGAAAACCCTCGATACCAAGCTGGTCGGCGTGAACAACCGCAACCTGCACACCTTTGAAGTCAGCCTGGAAACCACCCTGGACCTGCTGCCGCGTATCCCGCGCGATCGTCTGGTCATCACCGAGAGTGGCATTCTCAATCGGGCCGATGTCGAGCTGATGGAAGTCAGCGATGTGTACTCGTTCCTGGTGGGCGAGGCATTCATGCGCGCCGAAAGTCCGGGTACTGAGCTGCAACGCCTGTTCTTCCCCGAGCGCGGCACTCCCGTGACGGGTTCGGCGCTGGATTGA
- the trpD gene encoding anthranilate phosphoribosyltransferase has translation MDIKTALGRIVGHLDLSTDEMRDVMREIMTGQCTEAQIGAFMMAMRMKSESIDEIVGAVSVMRELADKVELKTLDGVVDVVGTGGDGANIFNVSTASAFVVAAAGCTVAKHGNRAVSGKSGSADLLEAAGIYLNLTPVQVARCIDNVGIGFMFAQTHHRAMKHAAAPRRDLGLRTLFNMLGPLTNPAGVKHQVVGVFSQALCRPLAEVLQRLGSKHVLVVHSKDGLDEFSLAAPTFVAELKNDQISEYWVEPEDLGMKSQSLHGLAVDGPAQSLELIRDALGRRKTENGQKAAEMIVLNAGAALYAADHASSLKQGVELAHDALHTGLAREKLEELGAFTAVFKVENEG, from the coding sequence ATGGATATCAAGACAGCCCTGGGGCGTATCGTTGGTCATCTCGACCTGAGCACCGATGAGATGCGCGACGTGATGCGCGAAATCATGACCGGACAGTGCACAGAGGCGCAGATTGGCGCATTCATGATGGCCATGCGCATGAAGAGTGAAAGCATCGACGAAATCGTCGGCGCGGTCTCGGTGATGCGTGAGCTGGCGGACAAGGTCGAACTCAAGACCCTGGACGGCGTGGTGGATGTGGTGGGTACTGGCGGTGATGGGGCCAATATCTTCAACGTCTCCACTGCCTCGGCCTTCGTGGTCGCGGCCGCCGGTTGCACCGTCGCCAAGCACGGCAACCGCGCGGTTTCAGGCAAGAGCGGCAGCGCCGACCTGCTGGAAGCGGCCGGTATCTACCTGAACCTGACGCCGGTCCAGGTGGCGCGCTGCATCGATAACGTGGGCATCGGCTTCATGTTTGCCCAGACCCATCACCGTGCCATGAAGCATGCCGCCGCACCGCGTCGGGACCTGGGCCTGCGTACCCTGTTCAACATGCTCGGCCCGCTTACGAATCCGGCCGGCGTGAAACATCAGGTGGTCGGTGTGTTCAGTCAGGCGTTGTGCCGGCCGTTGGCGGAAGTCCTGCAACGGCTGGGCAGCAAGCATGTCCTGGTGGTCCATTCGAAGGACGGCCTGGACGAGTTCAGCCTGGCGGCGCCGACGTTCGTGGCTGAACTTAAAAATGATCAGATCAGCGAATACTGGGTCGAACCTGAAGACCTGGGCATGAAGAGCCAGAGCCTGCACGGCCTGGCCGTGGACGGCCCGGCCCAGTCACTGGAGCTGATTCGTGATGCCCTGGGGCGTCGCAAGACCGAGAATGGCCAGAAAGCCGCGGAAATGATTGTGCTCAACGCTGGCGCTGCGTTGTATGCCGCCGACCACGCCAGCAGCCTCAAGCAAGGCGTGGAACTGGCCCATGATGCATTGCACACCGGCCTGGCTCGGGAGAAGCTTGAAGAGCTGGGTGCCTTTACTGCTGTATTCAAAGTGGAGAACGAAGGATGA
- a CDS encoding aminodeoxychorismate/anthranilate synthase component II: MLLMIDNYDSFTYNVVQYLGELGSEVKVVRNDELTIAEIEALKPERIVVSPGPCTPTEAGVSIEAIKYFAGKLPILGVCLGHQSIGQAFGGDVVRARQVMHGKTSPVFHEDKGVFEGLNRPLTVTRYHSLIVKRETLPDCLELTAWTQLEDGSVDEIMGLRHKTLNIEGVQFHPESILTEQGHELFANFLKQTGGTR, translated from the coding sequence ATGTTGCTGATGATCGATAACTACGACTCTTTTACCTACAACGTTGTGCAGTACCTCGGCGAGCTGGGCTCCGAAGTGAAGGTGGTGCGCAACGACGAATTGACCATTGCCGAGATCGAAGCCCTCAAGCCTGAGCGCATTGTGGTTTCACCGGGCCCGTGCACGCCGACCGAAGCGGGCGTCTCCATCGAGGCCATCAAGTACTTCGCCGGAAAGCTGCCCATCCTCGGTGTCTGCCTGGGCCATCAGTCGATCGGCCAGGCCTTTGGCGGCGATGTGGTGCGGGCCCGGCAGGTCATGCACGGCAAGACCAGTCCGGTATTTCATGAGGACAAGGGTGTGTTCGAAGGCCTGAACCGGCCGCTCACCGTCACCCGCTATCACTCCCTGATCGTCAAGCGCGAAACCCTGCCCGACTGCCTGGAACTGACCGCCTGGACCCAGTTGGAAGACGGTTCGGTGGATGAAATCATGGGGCTGCGCCACAAGACGCTGAATATCGAGGGCGTGCAGTTCCACCCCGAATCCATTCTGACCGAACAGGGCCACGAGCTGTTCGCCAACTTCCTCAAACAAACCGGCGGCACGCGCTAA
- the trpE gene encoding anthranilate synthase component I: MIREEFLRLAAAGYNRIPLACETLADFDTPLSIYLKLADQPNSYLLESVQGGEKWGRYSIIGLPCRTVLRVHDHRISVTHDGVEIESHEVEDPLAFVETFKARYNVPTIAGLPRFNGGLVGYFGYDCVRYVEKRLGTCPNPDPLGVPDILLMVSDAVVVFDNLAGKMHAIVLADPSREDAYEQGQQSLQALLEKLRQPITPRPGLDFSKQGAADPVFRSSFTQADYERAVDTIKEYILAGDCMQVVPSQRMSIDFKAAPIDLYRALRCFNPTPYMYFFNFGDFHVVGSSPEVLVRVEDNLITVRPIAGTRPRGATEEADRALEEDLLSDAKEIAEHLMLIDLGRNDTGRVSEVGSVKLTEKMVIERYSNVMHIVSNVTGQLKAGLTAMDALRAILPAGTLSGAPKIRAMEIIDELEPVKRGVYGGAVGYFAWNGNMDTAIAIRTAVIKNGELHVQAGGGIVADSVPVLEWEETLNKRRAMFRAVALAEQTSND; the protein is encoded by the coding sequence ATGATCCGCGAAGAATTCCTGCGCCTGGCCGCTGCCGGCTACAACCGTATCCCGCTCGCCTGCGAAACCCTGGCCGACTTCGACACACCGCTGTCGATCTACCTCAAGCTGGCCGACCAGCCCAACTCCTACCTGCTCGAATCGGTGCAGGGCGGCGAGAAATGGGGCCGTTATTCCATCATCGGCCTGCCGTGCCGCACGGTGCTGCGGGTCCATGACCACCGCATCAGCGTGACCCACGACGGTGTCGAGATCGAAAGCCACGAAGTCGAAGACCCGCTGGCCTTCGTCGAAACCTTCAAGGCCCGCTACAACGTGCCGACCATTGCCGGCCTGCCGCGCTTCAACGGTGGCCTGGTGGGGTATTTCGGCTACGACTGCGTGCGCTACGTGGAAAAACGCCTGGGCACCTGCCCGAACCCGGATCCGCTGGGCGTGCCGGACATTCTGTTGATGGTCTCCGACGCGGTGGTGGTCTTCGACAACCTGGCCGGCAAAATGCACGCGATCGTCCTGGCGGATCCTTCCCGGGAAGATGCCTACGAGCAAGGTCAGCAAAGCCTGCAGGCGCTGTTGGAAAAACTCCGCCAGCCGATCACCCCGCGTCCGGGGCTGGATTTCAGCAAGCAGGGAGCGGCCGATCCGGTGTTCCGTTCCAGCTTTACCCAGGCCGATTACGAAAGGGCCGTCGATACCATCAAGGAATACATCCTGGCGGGCGACTGCATGCAAGTGGTGCCGTCGCAACGGATGTCCATCGACTTCAAGGCCGCGCCCATCGATCTGTACCGGGCACTGCGCTGCTTCAACCCGACGCCTTACATGTACTTCTTCAATTTCGGTGATTTCCACGTCGTGGGCAGTTCGCCGGAAGTGCTGGTGCGGGTCGAGGACAACCTGATCACCGTGCGACCGATTGCCGGTACCCGCCCTCGCGGCGCCACGGAGGAAGCAGATCGGGCCCTGGAAGAGGACCTGTTGTCGGATGCCAAGGAAATCGCCGAGCACCTGATGCTGATCGACCTGGGCCGCAACGACACCGGGCGGGTCTCGGAGGTCGGCTCGGTGAAGCTTACCGAGAAGATGGTCATCGAGCGTTACTCCAACGTGATGCACATCGTGTCGAACGTCACCGGCCAGTTGAAGGCCGGGCTGACGGCCATGGACGCCTTGCGGGCGATCCTGCCGGCGGGGACCTTGTCCGGCGCGCCGAAAATCCGCGCGATGGAAATCATCGATGAACTGGAGCCGGTCAAGCGTGGCGTGTACGGCGGTGCCGTGGGTTATTTCGCCTGGAACGGCAACATGGACACCGCCATTGCCATCCGCACCGCGGTGATCAAGAACGGCGAACTGCATGTGCAGGCCGGTGGTGGCATCGTTGCCGACTCGGTGCCGGTGCTGGAATGGGAAGAAACCCTGAACAAGCGCCGGGCGATGTTCCGCGCCGTGGCGCTGGCGGAGCAGACCTCGAACGACTGA
- a CDS encoding phosphoglycolate phosphatase, giving the protein MSGFEQLFPGCLPRLVMFDLDGTLVDSVPDLAAAVDDMLLKLGRPAAGLDAVRHWVGNGAPMLVRRALANHIDAQGVDDAEAERALELFNEAYEGNHPLTVVYPGVRSTLKWLHKQGVEMALITNKPERFVAPLLDQMKIGRYFRWIIGGDTLPQKKPDPAALFFVMKMANIPASQSLFVGDSRSDVLAAKAAGVKCVALSYGYNHGRPIAEEFPSLVIDDLRLLIPGCLDPAAEITLPDAVQSSSGNAIVVVTRKLWMKVMKALARWRWRA; this is encoded by the coding sequence ATGAGCGGTTTCGAGCAGCTGTTCCCCGGCTGCCTGCCGCGTCTGGTGATGTTCGACCTCGATGGCACACTGGTCGATTCGGTCCCGGACCTCGCGGCAGCGGTGGACGACATGCTGCTCAAGCTCGGACGCCCGGCTGCCGGCCTCGATGCGGTGCGCCACTGGGTCGGCAACGGTGCGCCGATGCTGGTGCGCCGGGCGCTGGCCAACCACATCGATGCCCAGGGGGTCGATGACGCCGAGGCTGAACGGGCGTTGGAGTTGTTCAACGAAGCCTATGAAGGCAATCACCCTCTGACGGTGGTCTACCCCGGCGTGCGCTCCACCCTCAAGTGGCTGCACAAGCAAGGCGTGGAGATGGCGCTGATCACCAACAAGCCGGAACGCTTCGTTGCGCCGTTGCTGGACCAGATGAAAATCGGCCGCTACTTCCGCTGGATCATCGGCGGCGATACCTTGCCGCAGAAGAAGCCCGATCCGGCGGCGCTGTTCTTCGTCATGAAAATGGCCAACATCCCGGCTTCCCAATCGTTATTTGTCGGCGACTCGCGCAGTGACGTGCTGGCGGCGAAAGCGGCGGGGGTCAAATGCGTGGCGCTGAGTTATGGCTACAACCACGGCCGGCCGATCGCTGAAGAGTTTCCTTCGCTGGTGATCGACGACCTGCGCCTGTTAATTCCCGGTTGCCTGGACCCGGCCGCTGAGATAACGTTGCCCGACGCTGTTCAATCCTCTTCTGGAAACGCCATCGTGGTGGTCACTCGCAAACTCTGGATGAAAGTCATGAAGGCCCTGGCCCGCTGGCGTTGGCGCGCCTGA
- the rpe gene encoding ribulose-phosphate 3-epimerase codes for MQPFAIAPSILSADFARLGEEVDNVLAAGADIVHFDVMDNHYVPNLTIGPMVCAALRKYGITAPIDAHLMVSPVDRIVGDFIEAGATYITFHPEATLHVDRSLQLIREGGCKAGLVFNPATPLDVLKYVMDKVDMILLMSVNPGFGGQKFIPATLDKLREARALIDASGRNIRLEIDGGVNVGNIREIAAAGADTFVAGSAIFNAPDYKEVIEKMRAELALARP; via the coding sequence ATGCAGCCCTTCGCCATTGCTCCGTCGATTCTCTCCGCCGACTTCGCCCGCCTGGGCGAAGAAGTGGACAACGTCCTGGCCGCCGGGGCCGACATCGTGCACTTCGATGTCATGGACAACCACTACGTACCCAACCTGACCATCGGCCCGATGGTCTGCGCGGCACTGCGCAAGTACGGCATCACGGCACCGATCGACGCGCACCTGATGGTCAGCCCGGTGGACCGCATCGTTGGCGACTTCATCGAAGCCGGTGCCACCTACATCACCTTCCACCCCGAAGCCACGCTGCACGTCGATCGCTCCCTGCAGTTGATTCGTGAAGGCGGCTGCAAGGCCGGCCTGGTGTTCAACCCGGCGACACCGCTGGACGTGCTCAAGTACGTGATGGACAAGGTCGACATGATCCTGCTGATGAGCGTCAACCCCGGTTTCGGCGGCCAGAAGTTCATCCCGGCGACCCTCGACAAGCTGCGCGAAGCCCGTGCCCTGATCGATGCGTCGGGACGAAACATCCGCCTGGAGATCGACGGCGGCGTGAATGTGGGCAACATCCGCGAAATCGCGGCGGCCGGTGCCGACACCTTTGTGGCTGGCTCGGCGATCTTCAACGCGCCGGACTACAAGGAAGTCATCGAGAAAATGCGCGCCGAACTGGCCCTGGCCCGCCCATGA
- a CDS encoding iron-containing alcohol dehydrogenase, whose protein sequence is MSLSSFKIAHKLITGAAAIEQLADELTRLDVDNPLIVTDAALVRSGTVELALQHLGGRDYEIFDRVMPDPEIAIVEDCMQAYRDGGHDGLIGLGGGSAIDIAKCVGVYAGYHGELQDMFGVDQVPRKGPPMIAIPTTAGTGSEVTNVAILSDKAAQLKKGIVSDFLLPDVALVSPQMTLTCPPGVTAASGVDALAHAVESYLSLNASPITDALAIGAIKLISRALPKAFANPAHLQAREDMATASLMAGMAFGNAGVGAVHALAYPLGGRFHVSHGVANALLLPYVMQWNKMACVERMRDIAEAMGIKTGHLSDLEAADEAVEAMAALCSAVEIPKGLSGLGVTEGVIPSMAVEAAGIERLMRNNPRKLTVADIEKIYRAAY, encoded by the coding sequence ATGAGTCTTTCCTCATTCAAGATCGCCCACAAACTGATCACCGGTGCAGCTGCCATTGAGCAACTGGCGGACGAGCTGACGCGGCTGGATGTCGACAACCCGCTGATCGTCACCGATGCCGCGCTGGTCAGGTCCGGCACCGTGGAGCTGGCCCTGCAACACCTGGGCGGGCGCGACTACGAGATTTTCGACCGGGTCATGCCGGACCCGGAAATCGCCATCGTCGAAGATTGCATGCAGGCCTACCGCGACGGCGGCCATGACGGCCTGATCGGCCTGGGCGGCGGCAGTGCCATCGACATCGCCAAGTGCGTGGGCGTCTACGCCGGTTATCACGGCGAGCTGCAGGACATGTTCGGTGTCGACCAGGTACCCCGCAAGGGCCCGCCGATGATTGCCATTCCGACCACGGCGGGGACGGGCTCGGAGGTCACCAACGTGGCGATCCTCTCCGACAAGGCGGCACAACTGAAAAAGGGCATCGTCAGCGACTTTCTGTTGCCGGACGTGGCGCTGGTCAGCCCGCAGATGACCCTCACCTGCCCGCCCGGCGTGACCGCCGCCAGCGGTGTCGATGCCCTGGCTCATGCCGTCGAATCCTACCTTTCGCTCAATGCCTCGCCGATCACTGATGCCCTGGCCATCGGCGCGATCAAACTGATCAGCCGCGCATTGCCCAAGGCCTTTGCCAACCCTGCTCACTTGCAGGCCCGCGAGGATATGGCCACCGCTAGCCTGATGGCCGGCATGGCGTTCGGCAATGCCGGGGTCGGGGCGGTGCACGCACTGGCCTATCCGCTGGGCGGGCGCTTCCACGTGTCCCATGGCGTCGCCAACGCCTTGTTGCTGCCGTATGTCATGCAGTGGAACAAGATGGCCTGCGTAGAGCGCATGCGCGACATTGCCGAAGCGATGGGCATAAAGACCGGCCACCTGAGTGATCTTGAGGCCGCCGACGAAGCGGTGGAGGCCATGGCGGCGTTGTGTAGCGCCGTAGAGATTCCCAAGGGCCTGAGCGGCCTGGGCGTTACCGAGGGCGTGATTCCGTCCATGGCCGTGGAGGCGGCCGGGATCGAGCGGTTGATGCGCAACAATCCGCGCAAGTTGACCGTCGCTGATATCGAGAAGATCTACCGCGCAGCGTATTGA
- a CDS encoding ABC transporter permease has protein sequence MLSPYMSPVERVWFYCLRTLCGLILLFLILPVLVIVPLSFNSGSFLVYPLQGFSLQWYHDFFASAEWMRALKNSIIVAPAATLLAMVFGTLAAIGLTRGDFPGKALVMALVISPMVVPVVIIGVASYLFFAPLGMGNSFISLIVVHAVLGVPFVIITVSATLQGFNHNLVRAAASLGASPLTTFRRVTLPLIAPGVISGALFAFATSFDEVVVTLFLAGPEQATLPRQMFSGIRENLSPTIAAAATLLIAFSVILLLTLEWLRGRSEKLRTTQA, from the coding sequence ATGCTGAGTCCTTACATGTCCCCCGTCGAACGGGTGTGGTTCTACTGCTTGCGCACGCTCTGCGGGCTGATCCTGTTGTTCCTGATCCTGCCGGTGCTGGTGATCGTCCCGCTGTCGTTCAACTCCGGCAGCTTCCTGGTGTACCCGCTGCAAGGCTTTTCACTGCAGTGGTACCACGATTTCTTCGCTTCGGCCGAATGGATGCGGGCGCTGAAGAACAGCATCATCGTGGCCCCGGCGGCCACGTTGCTGGCGATGGTCTTCGGTACGCTGGCCGCCATTGGCCTGACCCGTGGCGATTTTCCGGGCAAGGCACTGGTCATGGCCCTGGTGATCTCACCGATGGTGGTACCGGTGGTGATCATCGGCGTGGCCAGCTACCTGTTCTTCGCGCCGCTGGGGATGGGCAACAGTTTCATCTCGTTGATCGTGGTTCACGCGGTGCTTGGCGTACCGTTCGTCATCATTACCGTCTCGGCGACGTTGCAAGGGTTCAACCATAACCTGGTGCGCGCGGCGGCCAGTCTTGGGGCTTCACCATTGACGACGTTTCGTCGGGTGACCCTGCCGTTGATCGCCCCGGGTGTGATCTCCGGAGCACTGTTCGCCTTCGCGACCTCGTTCGACGAAGTGGTGGTGACTCTGTTCCTCGCCGGTCCCGAGCAGGCAACCCTGCCACGGCAGATGTTCAGCGGCATCCGCGAAAACCTCAGCCCTACCATCGCGGCGGCGGCGACGCTGTTGATCGCCTTCTCGGTGATCCTGCTGCTGACCCTGGAGTGGTTGCGTGGGCGTAGCGAAAAACTGCGTACCACCCAAGCCTGA
- a CDS encoding ABC transporter permease — translation MAIAVPLNAGTSPTLKQRLKRAERVNRWKAQALIAPLVLFLLLVFLVPIVALLFKSVSNPEVVGAMPRTVAAIATWDGRGLPGEPVYKAASEDLAEARKNQTLGDLSKRLNMESAGYRSLLTKTARALPFASEPASYKEALENLDERWGDPAYWQVIRRNTSNVTPYYLLASVDHRIDDLGELAPATPDQAIYLDIFARTFWMGLIITAICLVLAYPLAYLLANLPSRQSNLLMILVLLPFWTSILVRVAAWIVLLQSGGLINSALLAMGVIDKPLELVFNRTGVYISMVHILLPFMILPIYSVMKGISPTYMRAAISLGCHPFASFWRVYFPQTYAGVGAGCLLVFILAIGYYITPALLGSPNDQMVSYFVAFYTNTSINWGMATALGGLLLLATIVLYLIYSWLVGASRLRLS, via the coding sequence ATGGCCATCGCCGTTCCACTGAACGCGGGCACCAGCCCCACCTTGAAGCAGCGGCTCAAGCGCGCCGAGCGGGTCAACCGCTGGAAGGCCCAGGCCTTGATCGCGCCGCTGGTGCTGTTTCTGTTGCTGGTGTTCCTGGTGCCGATCGTGGCGCTGTTGTTCAAAAGCGTCAGCAACCCGGAAGTGGTAGGCGCCATGCCGCGCACCGTTGCCGCGATTGCAACGTGGGATGGGCGCGGGTTGCCTGGGGAGCCGGTGTACAAGGCCGCCAGTGAAGACCTGGCCGAAGCCCGCAAGAATCAGACCCTGGGCGACTTGTCCAAGCGCCTGAACATGGAATCGGCCGGCTATCGCAGCCTGCTGACCAAGACCGCTCGTGCGCTGCCATTTGCCAGCGAGCCGGCTTCTTATAAAGAAGCACTGGAAAACCTCGATGAGCGCTGGGGCGATCCCGCGTATTGGCAGGTCATCCGTCGCAACACCAGCAACGTCACCCCCTATTACCTGCTGGCGTCCGTCGATCACCGCATCGACGACCTCGGCGAACTGGCCCCGGCCACGCCTGACCAGGCGATCTACCTCGACATTTTCGCCCGTACGTTCTGGATGGGCCTGATCATCACCGCGATCTGCCTGGTGCTGGCTTATCCACTGGCCTACCTGCTGGCGAACCTGCCGTCGCGCCAGAGCAACCTGCTGATGATCCTGGTGCTGCTGCCGTTCTGGACCTCGATCCTGGTGCGGGTGGCCGCGTGGATCGTGCTGTTGCAGTCCGGTGGGCTGATCAACAGTGCACTGCTGGCCATGGGTGTTATCGACAAGCCCCTGGAGTTGGTCTTCAACCGTACCGGCGTCTACATCTCGATGGTCCACATCCTGCTGCCGTTCATGATCCTGCCGATCTACAGCGTGATGAAGGGCATCTCGCCCACCTACATGCGGGCGGCGATTTCTCTGGGCTGTCATCCGTTCGCCAGTTTCTGGCGGGTGTACTTCCCGCAGACCTATGCCGGTGTCGGCGCCGGTTGCCTATTGGTGTTCATCCTTGCCATCGGCTACTACATCACCCCGGCATTGCTGGGCAGCCCGAACGACCAGATGGTCAGCTACTTCGTCGCGTTCTACACCAACACCAGCATCAACTGGGGCATGGCCACGGCGCTTGGCGGGCTGCTGTTGCTGGCGACCATCGTGCTTTATCTGATTTACAGCTGGCTGGTGGGCGCCAGTCGCCTGCGCCTGAGCTAA